ATTTTAAAAATTTTAGGAGCTAGTTCTTCTAATATTGCATCAGCCATAGAGTATACAAATTTTCTAATTCCAATTGCAACTTTTCAAATTATTTTAGGACAAAGCACTCTTGTTAGAGGAATTGGAGACTCTGTTACAGCAATGGGCGTAAATATTTTTACAGGGGTTTTCAATGTTATTTTGGATTATCTTTTTATTATTAAATTCGATATGGGAATTGGTGGAGCTGCATTGGCTACTTTAATTGCTACTGCTTTAAGTGCTTTTTATATTCTTTTTTATTTTTTCAAATCAGATGTTATTACATTTTCTAAAAAGTATTTTTCTCTTGATTTAAAAATTTTAAAGGAAATCTTTAAAATAGGGAGTCCTCGTTTTTATAATCAACTTTTACAATCTTCAGTTATTACGGTTACAAATAGACAAGCTGGAGTTTACGGAGGAGATATTGCTACTGCTGCAATTGGAATTATCTCAATTTGCAGAAGCGTTATGAACACAAGTTTACAAGGCTTTAATCAAGGAACGGCAGCTATAATCTCATATACATTCGGATCTAAAAACTACGAACGTGTAAAAGAAGTTCTAAAAATACAACTTTATACAGTTATTAGTGTTTCAACTATTTTAGTTCTTCTTATGCTTTTTAATACTGAAAAGATAGTCTCATTTTTTATAAAAAATGATCCTCCTCTAGTCGAATTTACAGTTTCAGCTATGAGATTAAATCTTTTTTTAATGCCATTTACTGCAATGTTCTTAGCATGCAACAACTTTTTTCAATCTATTAAAGATAGTGTTATTGCTACACGATTTTTTATGTTAAGAATTGTTATTTTAAACATTCCTCTTGTTTATATTTTAGGATATTTTTTCAAAGAGATTGGTGTTTGGCTAGCATTTCCAATATCTGATACACTAGTAGCTATAGTTATGTTTTTCTTAACAATAAAAAAAATAAGAAAGATATCACCAGACAATTGAGTTTAAGAAAAATTTGTGTTATAATAATCTATAATTTAATAATTGGGGATGCAAAGGTTTCGACAGGGTTGTGAGGTTATAGGTAGCAGGCCAGGTTGATTGCTGTGAGAGATCAACTCATCGTTTAGATGGAAACAGAAATTACGCTTTAGCTGCATAATGTCAGCTCACCTCTGAACATTCTCTTCTGTAGGAGCGTTCAATCAAGGTGTCACTTAAATACAGATTACCCTAAACAATTTCTCTAAGTTATAGGGGACATTTTAGAGGATAGCTTTAGTTAGCCCTGTTTGCGGGAGTAACTATTGCGAATTCAAATAGCAAACTAAGCTTGTAGAAGCTTATGGCGCTTGCAATTTTGGACACGGGTTCGATTCCCGTCATCTCCACCAATGAATCCACCAACTAAATTTTAGTTGTTGAAATAGTAAGACCGTATTGAAAAATTCAATACGGTCTTTTTATTTTCTGTTTATATGTAACATGTTACTTCTTGGAAATTCAATATCTCTAAGCTTGTCCATTAATTTAACAACCTGATGTCTATTTAAATCATCAAACTTTTTTTGTTTAAAACCATCTTCTTCTACTGCAAATTTTTCATTTGAAATTTTTATAATACTCACTTTTCTATCTCTTTTAAAAGTTAATAAATTTACTCTTTTTCCAATTTCTAACTCAGTTAATATGTTCTCTATAAAACGATTATAATCTTTCATACTTATTTTATTTATTGCCATTTTTTTCTCCTCATAATTATAAGATATCCTATACTTAAAAATTTTAATAGCTTTTCCTTCTTCTGTTTTCAAATAATAAAAAAAAGTCATATAAAGATATGACTTTTAATATTTAAAACGTTATTTCATCGGGATCAGGACCTATTCTCTCCTCTTTATTTAATGAATCAATATATTTCATATCATCTTCATCTAAAATAAAATCTAATTGAAAATTCTCCATAATTCTAGATGGTGTAACTGATTTAGGTAATGGTAATAACCCCTTTTGTAAATGCCATTTTAAAACTATTTGAGCTACAGTTTTTTTATTCTTTTCAGCTATCTTCTTTAAACCTTCATGATCTAAAGCTCCTTGCATTAATGGACTCCAAGCTTCTACTACAATACCATTTTCATCACAGAATTTTTTTAATTCTCTTTGTTGTAAATATGGATGTAACTCAATTTGATTTACTGCAGGTACTATTTCAAAATTATTCATTATATGTTTCAAATGGTGTTCTTTCATATTACATACACCAATAGCTTTAACCTTACCACTTTTATAAAGTGTTTCCAAAGCTCTCCACGTTTCCCAAGTTTTATTTAAATCTTTAGGTTGTGGCCAATGAATTAAATACATATCTATATAATCTAATCCTAACTTTTTTAAAGATTCTTCATAAGCTTTTAAAGTTGTCTCATAACCTTGTTCAGTATTCCAAACTTTAGTTACAATAAAAAGTTCTTCTCTTGAAACATTATTATTTTTTAAAAATTCAGTAATTCCCTCTCCTACAGCATCTTCATTTCCATAAATAGCAGCTGTATCAATATGTCTGTATCCTATTTCTAAAGCTGTTCTCACTGCGTTTTTACACTGCTCTTTATCAGTTGCTTTCCATGTTCCAAATCCTACTTTCGGAATTTTCAAACCATTATTTAATAGATACATATTTCCCCACTCCCCTTTTATTTTAAATTATTCTTATTAAAAAACCTTTTAAATACTCAGTTTCAGGAACTGCTACTGATATTGGATGACATGGACTTTGGTGTAATTGATTTACTATTACAGCTTTTACTCCTGCGTCTTTAACGGCATAAGCCAAAGCCATTCTTAAATCTGCACTTGTAACTGCTCCACTACAACTATAAATTGAAAGTAATCCACCTTTTTTTGTAAGTTTTATTCCATTTAAAATTATATCCTTATATGCTTTTAAAGCTTTATCTAAATCTCTTCTATTTGGTGCTAATTTTGGTGGATCTAGATTTACTACATCCCATTGACGTCCTTCTTTTACTAAATCTCTTAAAACATTAAATATATTTCCCTTTATAAACTCAACATTTTCATATTTTATTAAATTTTTTCTAGCAACATTCAAAACATCTTCACTAACATCTATTAAAGTTGATGAATTTGCTCCATTTACCATAGCATGAAGTGAAAAACCTCCAGTATAACTACATACATCTAAAAAATCTTTATCTTTCGATAGAGAACCCATCAAAATTCTATTATCTCTTTGATCTGAGTAAAATCCTGTTTTTTGTCCTTTTAAGTCTATTGTGAACTTAGCCTCTCCCTCAAAAATTTCAATCTCATTTGGAACTTCACCAAAAAGAACTCCTGAAACTTCAGGAAGCCCTTCTAACTTTCTTCCATCACCTTCACTCTTTTCATATATTCCCTTTAAATTTGGAATCTCTTTTTTTAAAGCTTCTATTAAAAATTCTTTATCTTTTTCCATCCCTAAAGTCGAAGCTTGAACTACTAAGTAATCTCCAAAACGATCTACTATAACTCCTGGTAGAGAATCTGATTCACTATGAATTAACCTATATCCATTACTGTTAATATTTATCATTTCTCTTAAAGTATATGCTTCCTTTACTTTTTCAGAATACCAATTTAAATCTATTTTTTTATTGATATCTTTTTCCAGCATACGTACCATAATTTTCGAATTTTTATTATAATGACCATATCCAATAAACTCTTTTTTCCAATTATATACTTCTATAACTGATCCTGCTTCTGGGTTTCCTTCTATCTTTTCCACAGCTCCAGAATACATCCAAGGGTGTCCACTCTGCCACATTCTTTCTCTATCTTTTTTTATAAAAATTTTACTCAACTTTTCACGTCCTTTTAGTTTTTAAAAACTAATATATTATATTACATTCTATAACTATATCTAAAAAAATACAATTAGTTTTGTGAAAATAGAAGAGTATCTCCCATTAAAAGGGTCACATCTCCTTTTGGAGTTATATAATTTTCATCTCTTTTTATAGATACAATTAGCATTCCTTGAGGTAATTCAAGTTCTCTAATCTTTTTATTAACATATTCTGATTGCTTGTCTAATATCATCTTCTTCAAAGCAAGTTCTTCTAATTCCTCTATTTCTATAAATTTATCTTCCTCTTGATCCTCTTCGAATAAATTTAATTTTTTTCCTACATATTTTAAAGTCATTCCTTGAAGAAGAACTGAAAATACAACAATATAAAAAGTTAGATTAAACATTCCTTGAGCATTAGGTAATCCCTCTGTTATAGCCATTGTAGCAAAAATTATAGGAACCGCTCCCTTTAATCCTGCCCATGATATAAAAAATTTCTCTTTATAATTAAACTTAAATGGCCATAATAAACTATAAACAACAAGCATTCTTATAACTATTATCATAATTACAGACAATAAACTTCCTATAAATATATATCCTAACAATTGACTAGGAAAAACTAATAATCCTAACATTACAAACATCCCTATTTGCATAAACCATGTTATCAGTCTCATATTTCTAATTGAGTTTAACTTATAGTTAAACTTCTTATTTCCAATCATTATTCCAGCAATATATATTGCCAAAAATCCATTTCCATCTAAAAC
Above is a genomic segment from Cetobacterium somerae ATCC BAA-474 containing:
- a CDS encoding MATE family efflux transporter — translated: MQDLSLKFEKQSTLTTILKFSIPSSLGAIIGMLCVLTDRYFIGQVAGREGMAAIALVFPYAMIINSFNFAFSGIAIIIGVKLGSKDREGAEKVLCTGFLWILIVGVLLTIFLFLFNIPILKILGASSSNIASAIEYTNFLIPIATFQIILGQSTLVRGIGDSVTAMGVNIFTGVFNVILDYLFIIKFDMGIGGAALATLIATALSAFYILFYFFKSDVITFSKKYFSLDLKILKEIFKIGSPRFYNQLLQSSVITVTNRQAGVYGGDIATAAIGIISICRSVMNTSLQGFNQGTAAIISYTFGSKNYERVKEVLKIQLYTVISVSTILVLLMLFNTEKIVSFFIKNDPPLVEFTVSAMRLNLFLMPFTAMFLACNNFFQSIKDSVIATRFFMLRIVILNIPLVYILGYFFKEIGVWLAFPISDTLVAIVMFFLTIKKIRKISPDN
- a CDS encoding class I SAM-dependent rRNA methyltransferase yields the protein MSKIFIKKDRERMWQSGHPWMYSGAVEKIEGNPEAGSVIEVYNWKKEFIGYGHYNKNSKIMVRMLEKDINKKIDLNWYSEKVKEAYTLREMININSNGYRLIHSESDSLPGVIVDRFGDYLVVQASTLGMEKDKEFLIEALKKEIPNLKGIYEKSEGDGRKLEGLPEVSGVLFGEVPNEIEIFEGEAKFTIDLKGQKTGFYSDQRDNRILMGSLSKDKDFLDVCSYTGGFSLHAMVNGANSSTLIDVSEDVLNVARKNLIKYENVEFIKGNIFNVLRDLVKEGRQWDVVNLDPPKLAPNRRDLDKALKAYKDIILNGIKLTKKGGLLSIYSCSGAVTSADLRMALAYAVKDAGVKAVIVNQLHQSPCHPISVAVPETEYLKGFLIRII
- a CDS encoding aldo/keto reductase; the encoded protein is MYLLNNGLKIPKVGFGTWKATDKEQCKNAVRTALEIGYRHIDTAAIYGNEDAVGEGITEFLKNNNVSREELFIVTKVWNTEQGYETTLKAYEESLKKLGLDYIDMYLIHWPQPKDLNKTWETWRALETLYKSGKVKAIGVCNMKEHHLKHIMNNFEIVPAVNQIELHPYLQQRELKKFCDENGIVVEAWSPLMQGALDHEGLKKIAEKNKKTVAQIVLKWHLQKGLLPLPKSVTPSRIMENFQLDFILDEDDMKYIDSLNKEERIGPDPDEITF